A single region of the Ignavibacteria bacterium genome encodes:
- a CDS encoding pirin family protein, whose translation MAKIDFIIPERKADIGNFAVGRLLPFREKRLVGPFIYMDHMGPALLSPGENLDVGPHPHIGLSTLTYLLEGTIMHRDSLGTEAEIKPGEVNWMTAGEGIVHSERTPEYLRGGEKSIHGLQIWIALPKDLESTTPDFFHAGKEEIPVWEEDGIEFTLIAGEGFGRKSAVPVYSKLFLIKVKNKEKARLELKDKLFGEVGLYILDGGITYDGVQYDSRQMLVFENSDIDEMELLPDSMVFILGGEPFPEGRKIYWNFVATKEKLIEEAAERWRNMKFPSVPNDDGYIPLPDSKFRIRK comes from the coding sequence ATGGCCAAAATTGATTTTATTATCCCTGAGCGAAAAGCCGATATTGGTAATTTTGCTGTCGGAAGATTGCTTCCGTTTAGAGAGAAGCGTCTTGTCGGTCCCTTCATCTATATGGATCACATGGGTCCCGCTCTCCTTTCACCCGGTGAAAATCTCGATGTGGGTCCACATCCCCATATCGGACTTTCCACCCTGACTTACCTTCTTGAGGGTACAATTATGCACCGGGATTCACTCGGTACCGAAGCAGAGATTAAGCCGGGAGAAGTGAATTGGATGACGGCGGGGGAGGGGATTGTCCACTCTGAAAGAACACCGGAGTATCTTAGAGGTGGTGAGAAATCAATTCACGGACTGCAAATTTGGATAGCCTTGCCGAAAGACCTGGAGTCGACCACACCTGACTTTTTTCATGCCGGAAAGGAAGAAATTCCTGTCTGGGAAGAGGATGGTATCGAATTTACACTCATTGCAGGTGAAGGATTCGGCAGGAAATCGGCCGTACCCGTCTACAGCAAATTGTTTCTGATTAAGGTCAAAAACAAGGAAAAGGCAAGACTCGAACTGAAGGATAAACTCTTCGGCGAGGTCGGACTGTACATCCTTGATGGTGGAATTACATACGATGGAGTTCAATATGATTCCCGTCAGATGCTTGTTTTTGAAAATAGCGACATTGATGAGATGGAATTGTTGCCTGACAGCATGGTATTCATTCTGGGAGGCGAACCATTCCCTGAAGGAAGAAAAATCTACTGGAATTTTGTTGCCACAAAAGAAAAACTGATCGAGGAAGCTGCTGAGAGATGGAGAAACATGAAATTCCCGTCTGTTCCAAATGATGACGGGTATATTCCTCTTCCCGATTCAAAGTTCAGGATAAGGAAGTAA
- a CDS encoding RtcB family protein, protein MRTITTEKLPIFLWLNDIEDGALQQAKNLANHPYAFEHIAIMPDSHEGFGVPIGGVFAAKDVVLPNAVGVDIGCGMCAVKTSLTSISTETIKKILGGSGDYHGGIRSLIPTGFSHHSRRQDEKHMPTEPPHFTLKQYPVVMREYEAALTQVGTLGGGNHFIEIQQGSDGHIWIMIHSGSRNIGLKVAEHYNKLAKELNEKWKSPVPLKHDLAFLWLNSNEGQLYLREMNYCVEFALANRKLMMERIKDVFTHVTGSSFDEMINIAHNYAIAEEHYGEKVMVHRKGATFADNDTTGIIPGSQGTTSYIVKGKGNPKSFNSCSHGAGRKMSRKKAQRELDIDKETRNLEKKGIIHAIRSRRDLDEAPGAYKDIDEVMANQQDLVEPVIQLKPLAVIKG, encoded by the coding sequence GTGAGAACCATAACAACCGAGAAACTTCCGATCTTTCTTTGGCTCAATGACATTGAGGATGGTGCGCTTCAACAGGCAAAAAACCTGGCGAACCATCCTTATGCCTTCGAGCATATCGCTATTATGCCCGACAGCCATGAAGGATTTGGAGTCCCTATCGGAGGTGTGTTTGCAGCAAAGGATGTGGTGCTGCCCAATGCTGTCGGTGTCGATATCGGCTGTGGAATGTGCGCCGTAAAAACCTCACTGACCTCCATCTCCACAGAAACAATCAAAAAGATTTTGGGGGGAAGTGGAGATTATCATGGCGGAATTCGTTCTTTGATACCGACGGGGTTCTCACACCACAGCCGCAGACAGGATGAGAAGCACATGCCCACCGAACCGCCGCACTTCACCCTGAAACAGTATCCCGTTGTTATGCGGGAGTATGAGGCAGCTCTCACCCAGGTCGGTACTCTCGGTGGCGGCAACCATTTTATTGAGATTCAGCAGGGTTCGGATGGACATATCTGGATTATGATTCATTCAGGCTCACGAAATATAGGTCTGAAGGTTGCAGAGCACTACAATAAACTCGCCAAAGAACTGAACGAGAAATGGAAAAGTCCCGTTCCGCTAAAACATGATCTTGCTTTTCTCTGGCTGAACAGCAATGAGGGACAGCTGTATCTCCGCGAAATGAATTATTGTGTAGAATTCGCCCTCGCAAACCGCAAACTTATGATGGAGCGAATCAAGGATGTTTTCACTCATGTTACCGGCAGTTCGTTCGACGAAATGATCAATATCGCACACAACTATGCCATTGCTGAGGAGCATTACGGTGAAAAAGTGATGGTACATCGAAAGGGTGCCACATTTGCGGACAACGATACCACGGGAATTATCCCCGGAAGTCAGGGAACCACCAGTTATATCGTGAAAGGGAAAGGAAATCCTAAAAGCTTCAACTCCTGCTCACATGGTGCCGGAAGGAAAATGAGCCGTAAAAAAGCCCAGCGTGAACTCGATATCGACAAGGAAACCCGCAATCTCGAGAAAAAAGGGATCATCCACGCAATCCGCTCCCGCCGCGACCTCGATGAAGCCCCCGGTGCCTACAAAGATATCGACGAAGTGATGGCAAACCAGCAGGACCTCGTGGAACCCGTCATTCAGCTAAAACCCCTTGCTGTGATTAAAGGGTGA
- a CDS encoding co-chaperone GroES, producing MYGTETKRTAGYLRDLQKFIVVGDKVLVKPVEDEGRTHGGLYLPPGVTEREKVQSGYVLKTGPGYPIAMPGDDEPWKEKDSTRYIGLQAREGDMAIYLKKDAIEIEYDRERLVIVPQTAILLLIRDDFMV from the coding sequence ATGTATGGAACAGAAACTAAAAGAACGGCGGGCTACTTGAGAGACTTGCAGAAATTTATCGTGGTTGGCGACAAAGTTCTCGTTAAACCTGTTGAAGACGAAGGAAGAACTCATGGCGGACTCTACCTCCCGCCGGGTGTTACCGAACGGGAAAAAGTGCAGAGCGGATATGTTCTGAAGACGGGTCCCGGTTACCCGATTGCGATGCCGGGCGACGATGAGCCGTGGAAAGAAAAGGATTCGACGAGGTACATCGGTCTTCAGGCACGCGAAGGTGACATGGCAATCTACCTGAAAAAAGATGCCATCGAGATTGAGTATGATCGTGAAAGGCTCGTAATCGTACCACAGACAGCAATTCTTCTGCTGATCCGTGATGACTTCATGGTGTAA
- a CDS encoding endonuclease, with protein sequence MKKILFASLFSFLLVNASQAQISSTVKELVFPLTVLKSSAINSFYLVNHFTSAKTVRAVSLLSVFSTGDTMVTINGKDSALITVNYAPVQNVTSRAFLVFYTADSSASYTIKLTGSGSTGDSYQSTTFDKYDADLKTALNALVINHTSLGYNSGRDRMFENIDKQPGDTIECVYTGIKIKAATRTIAQGLGFDTEHTWPQGTFSQAEPMRSDIFHLYPTNSTANNTRSNYPFGVVTSGVSWTGGGSKLGLNGATTVFEPRDVHKGNVARSMLYFILRYPTNYQSYLTAAQESTFRIWNKTDTVDTKERLRNTAIAFYQGKKNPLIDHPEFIDRVYSFITNTSATPSAKLNVYPKGVVFDTVYVNDSAYVSMWLVNSGNKNLTIALGSISNPAFSFVNLPVQIAANSAVEVLVSFKPTATGNFAGLMDINSDGGNFSGMIKGVSVIGTGIDDNKSPAVVNHSFTLLQNYPNPFNPETKIGFTVPNVTGGLSFVKLAVYDVTGNEIAVLVNEERAPGDHFVTFDASNLSGGVYFYRMQADGYTSTKKLVLLK encoded by the coding sequence TTGAAAAAAATTCTTTTCGCATCGTTGTTTTCGTTTTTGCTTGTGAATGCATCGCAGGCGCAGATAAGCTCCACAGTAAAGGAGCTGGTGTTTCCTCTTACGGTTCTTAAGAGCAGTGCCATTAACTCATTTTATCTGGTAAATCATTTTACTTCGGCGAAAACTGTCAGAGCGGTATCACTTCTCAGTGTGTTTTCCACGGGTGATACTATGGTTACCATTAACGGCAAAGACAGTGCTCTGATTACGGTCAATTACGCTCCCGTACAAAATGTAACAAGCAGGGCATTCCTTGTTTTTTATACTGCTGACAGTTCCGCTTCATATACCATCAAACTGACGGGATCGGGATCCACGGGCGACAGCTACCAGAGCACCACTTTCGACAAATACGATGCAGACCTGAAGACAGCACTCAACGCACTGGTTATCAACCATACCTCCCTCGGCTACAATTCCGGCAGAGACAGGATGTTCGAAAATATCGATAAACAACCCGGCGACACTATTGAGTGCGTTTATACAGGAATAAAAATTAAGGCCGCCACGCGAACCATTGCCCAGGGTTTGGGTTTTGACACTGAACATACATGGCCACAAGGAACATTCTCGCAGGCGGAGCCGATGAGATCAGATATTTTCCATCTCTATCCGACTAATTCTACCGCAAACAACACAAGAAGCAATTACCCCTTTGGTGTGGTTACAAGCGGTGTAAGCTGGACGGGTGGCGGAAGTAAGCTTGGCTTGAACGGAGCGACCACTGTCTTCGAACCAAGGGATGTCCACAAGGGAAATGTAGCGCGTTCGATGCTCTATTTTATTCTCAGATACCCGACGAACTATCAGAGTTATCTGACTGCTGCACAGGAATCGACCTTCAGAATCTGGAATAAGACCGATACGGTGGATACAAAAGAGAGACTTCGCAACACGGCAATTGCTTTTTACCAGGGGAAGAAAAATCCGTTGATCGATCACCCCGAGTTTATTGACCGTGTTTACAGTTTTATTACCAACACTTCGGCAACACCGTCAGCAAAACTGAATGTATATCCAAAAGGTGTGGTTTTCGACACGGTTTATGTAAACGATTCGGCTTATGTTTCGATGTGGCTTGTTAATTCAGGTAACAAGAACCTTACTATTGCTTTGGGATCGATCAGCAATCCTGCATTCAGTTTTGTGAATCTGCCCGTTCAGATTGCTGCCAACTCCGCAGTTGAAGTGCTGGTTTCATTCAAGCCAACTGCCACAGGTAACTTTGCGGGACTGATGGACATCAACAGCGACGGAGGGAATTTTTCCGGAATGATAAAAGGAGTCAGCGTTATTGGAACGGGAATTGACGACAACAAATCACCGGCTGTCGTAAACCACAGCTTCACTCTTTTGCAGAATTATCCGAATCCCTTTAATCCCGAAACAAAAATCGGCTTCACTGTACCAAATGTGACGGGTGGACTTTCATTTGTGAAACTTGCGGTTTATGATGTGACAGGGAACGAAATTGCAGTGTTGGTGAACGAAGAGAGAGCTCCGGGCGATCACTTTGTGACATTTGATGCGTCAAATCTGTCGGGAGGTGTTTATTTTTACAGAATGCAGGCTGATGGCTACACTTCAACCAAAAAACTTGTGTTGTTGAAGTAG
- a CDS encoding AAA family ATPase gives MEPDIIKIIEKLKNRAADFGGKETDYIFRNNTKLDSITGSKGNYFGWINPEEPPNGAYEDLSLVVFPAYEKGKPWIVALGVGSAGFKNDIQLASKPGTRRLFSKIVGENGFIKSDFTDLKTKLTKLTKDDNLAHLKATLERYSNVLPAARIVEDPDSDEGFSILEGFLAAYARIRQWPSTKNQIKLVDSILSRFESSNVEDDVLIKNLLRERKYIVLQGAPGTGKTYSAKTIANEENYKTFFTQFHAETTYSDFIYGIRPSLNSDMIKYEEHIGVFNNAVKWAEEHPEESTLLIIDEINRANLSSVLGPIFYLFEYQAGERNLELELYPGKTITELPHNFYVIATMNTADRSLAVVDFALRRRFAWYTLKPKKLDIINFHKSDFDRISNIFTEYANHHELNLQPGQAYFIANEEQMKDRIKYELYPLIREYIEEGLLIDAREEFNTYFLERINTPLFE, from the coding sequence ATGGAACCGGATATAATTAAAATTATTGAAAAACTAAAAAATCGAGCTGCTGATTTTGGTGGCAAAGAGACAGATTACATTTTTCGTAACAATACTAAACTTGATTCAATTACAGGCTCCAAAGGTAATTATTTTGGATGGATAAACCCTGAAGAACCCCCTAATGGAGCTTATGAGGATCTATCATTAGTAGTTTTTCCTGCCTACGAGAAGGGTAAACCTTGGATTGTGGCACTTGGAGTGGGTAGTGCTGGTTTTAAAAATGATATTCAATTGGCTTCAAAACCTGGAACCAGAAGACTATTCTCTAAAATTGTGGGCGAAAATGGATTTATAAAATCAGACTTTACAGATTTAAAAACAAAACTTACAAAACTCACAAAGGATGATAATCTGGCTCATTTAAAAGCTACTCTTGAAAGATACAGCAATGTATTACCGGCCGCTCGAATTGTAGAGGATCCGGACAGTGATGAAGGTTTTTCTATCCTGGAAGGATTCTTAGCAGCTTATGCTCGTATACGGCAATGGCCATCTACAAAAAATCAAATCAAGCTTGTAGATTCAATTCTAAGTCGCTTTGAGTCATCAAATGTCGAGGATGATGTACTTATTAAAAATTTGCTTCGGGAGCGAAAATATATAGTTCTACAGGGCGCGCCAGGTACAGGGAAAACCTATTCTGCAAAAACAATTGCTAATGAGGAAAATTATAAGACCTTCTTCACCCAATTTCATGCAGAAACCACATATTCGGACTTTATTTACGGGATTCGGCCATCTTTAAATTCCGATATGATAAAATACGAAGAACATATTGGGGTTTTCAACAACGCAGTGAAATGGGCAGAAGAACATCCCGAAGAATCAACCTTATTAATCATTGATGAAATCAATAGAGCAAATTTATCAAGTGTTTTGGGTCCAATATTCTACTTGTTTGAATATCAAGCAGGTGAGCGGAATCTCGAGCTTGAGCTCTATCCTGGGAAGACAATAACTGAACTGCCTCATAATTTTTATGTTATTGCGACAATGAACACTGCAGATAGAAGTTTGGCCGTCGTGGACTTTGCACTTCGTAGAAGATTTGCTTGGTATACTTTAAAACCAAAGAAATTAGATATTATTAATTTCCACAAATCTGACTTTGATAGAATTTCAAATATATTTACAGAATATGCAAACCATCACGAACTGAATTTGCAACCTGGTCAAGCATATTTTATCGCGAACGAAGAACAAATGAAAGATAGGATAAAATATGAGCTGTACCCTTTGATTAGAGAATATATTGAAGAAGGTTTGTTAATAGATGCCAGAGAAGAGTTCAATACTTATTTTCTTGAAAGAATAAATACACCTCTATTCGAGTAG
- a CDS encoding nucleotidyltransferase domain-containing protein: MDREYAIDKACELALALRENNISVLSLYLFGSFADNSRTDFEWSDIDIAIVSDDFSGIRFDDNLKLLPIVLKVDRRIETHPFTSEDFENSPFANDEIRAKGIKISSAMIEGSIKVA; the protein is encoded by the coding sequence ATAGATCGAGAATACGCAATAGACAAAGCCTGTGAGCTTGCCCTTGCCTTAAGAGAGAACAATATTTCGGTCCTATCTCTTTATCTTTTTGGGTCATTTGCTGATAATTCTCGAACCGATTTTGAATGGTCCGATATTGATATTGCAATAGTATCCGATGATTTCTCCGGGATAAGATTTGATGACAATTTGAAGCTGCTGCCTATAGTATTAAAAGTTGACAGAAGAATTGAGACTCACCCTTTCACTTCTGAAGATTTTGAAAACTCCCCGTTTGCCAACGACGAAATTAGAGCCAAAGGAATTAAAATATCATCCGCGATGATTGAAGGATCAATAAAGGTCGCCTAA
- a CDS encoding helix-turn-helix transcriptional regulator, translating to MVSEYQILNIFAENIRYYRKLQNISQEELGFRAGLHRTYIGMIERCERTVTILSLEKIAKALGVGYDDLLTERK from the coding sequence ATGGTCTCAGAATATCAAATCCTTAACATCTTCGCCGAAAATATCCGTTATTACAGAAAACTTCAAAATATCTCACAGGAAGAGCTTGGTTTTCGGGCCGGCTTACACAGAACCTACATCGGAATGATTGAGCGCTGTGAAAGAACAGTGACAATATTAAGCCTGGAAAAAATCGCCAAAGCTTTAGGCGTTGGATATGATGATTTGTTGACCGAGAGAAAGTAA
- a CDS encoding SDR family oxidoreductase yields the protein MGKTVLVSGSSSGIGLEACKLFAEAGWSVVAGMRNAAGRKTLLHDERRVNIIDLDVTDSESVKKAVEYTVTNFGGIDVLVNNAGYALTGVFEHYEEDLVKKQFDTNFMGIVRLTGEVLPHMKKQKSGTIVNVASVGGRVTFPFYSFYHGTKWAVEGFSESLQHELVPFNIKIKIVEPGPVKTDFYDRSMNILEPKPGDGYEDYFSTAFKNMNSAGNKGISAKKAAKKIVKAASDTGWKLRYPVGSMGILYLRRLLPDVLFNGIVRSIILRGFKNSKK from the coding sequence ATGGGCAAGACTGTTCTTGTTTCGGGAAGTTCTTCGGGAATCGGACTTGAAGCCTGCAAACTTTTTGCTGAAGCGGGCTGGAGCGTTGTTGCAGGAATGCGAAATGCTGCCGGGAGAAAGACGCTTCTTCACGATGAAAGACGCGTGAACATTATTGATCTTGATGTAACTGACTCCGAATCAGTGAAAAAGGCAGTCGAATACACCGTTACCAACTTTGGAGGAATTGATGTGCTGGTCAACAATGCCGGTTACGCTCTAACAGGTGTGTTCGAACACTATGAAGAGGACCTGGTTAAAAAGCAGTTTGACACCAACTTTATGGGAATTGTAAGACTCACGGGTGAAGTGCTGCCACATATGAAAAAACAAAAAAGCGGAACGATTGTAAATGTTGCATCTGTCGGCGGAAGGGTTACATTCCCCTTTTACAGTTTTTACCATGGAACAAAGTGGGCAGTGGAGGGTTTTTCCGAGTCACTTCAGCATGAACTTGTCCCCTTCAACATCAAAATAAAGATCGTTGAGCCGGGTCCCGTAAAAACAGATTTCTACGACCGTTCCATGAATATTCTCGAGCCGAAACCCGGGGATGGTTATGAAGATTATTTCAGCACAGCCTTCAAAAACATGAATTCAGCCGGAAATAAGGGTATTTCTGCAAAAAAAGCCGCAAAAAAAATTGTAAAAGCTGCCTCCGATACAGGATGGAAACTGCGATATCCCGTCGGTTCAATGGGGATTCTTTACCTGAGAAGGCTGCTGCCAGATGTTTTGTTCAACGGAATAGTTAGGAGTATAATTCTTAGAGGTTTTAAAAACTCGAAGAAATAA
- a CDS encoding HAD family hydrolase, with protein MFKHYTHVIWDWNGTLFNDVHVCLDIINNILEENGYDRLTFDRYREIFTFPVKEYYRAAGVDFEKHPFEIIGKEWADTYEVRRHEMDLFEQVETVLSKVAGHGIKQYILSAYVKKELLDVVEKHGLTGYFEEIHGLGDVYAHSKLELGLDLINRLGDAKKSAVLVGDTLHDYEVAKEMGIDCILTASGHQTKERLLAAGVPVFDSINDFVEHLN; from the coding sequence ATGTTCAAACACTACACACATGTTATATGGGACTGGAACGGGACACTTTTCAATGATGTTCATGTCTGTCTTGATATAATAAACAACATTTTAGAGGAAAACGGCTACGACCGCCTCACATTTGACAGGTACAGGGAGATATTTACCTTCCCCGTGAAGGAATATTACAGGGCTGCGGGTGTTGATTTTGAGAAGCACCCCTTCGAAATTATCGGGAAGGAATGGGCTGATACCTACGAGGTTCGACGCCACGAAATGGATCTTTTCGAGCAGGTGGAAACGGTGCTTTCAAAAGTGGCGGGACACGGCATCAAACAGTACATTCTTTCGGCTTATGTTAAAAAGGAACTTCTTGATGTGGTGGAAAAACACGGTCTGACGGGCTATTTCGAAGAAATTCACGGTCTTGGAGATGTGTATGCCCACAGCAAACTGGAACTTGGACTCGATTTAATAAACAGACTTGGAGATGCCAAAAAATCGGCAGTGCTGGTGGGCGACACACTGCATGATTATGAAGTGGCAAAGGAAATGGGCATCGATTGCATCCTTACTGCTTCAGGGCACCAGACAAAAGAGCGACTTCTTGCCGCCGGTGTCCCCGTCTTTGACAGCATCAATGACTTTGTGGAACATCTGAATTGA
- a CDS encoding DNA-protecting protein DprA: MADYLFSIALTRITGISDKKKANIARFSDRVEDSSSLRRAIKEVDPLFLVKEEELDAAYLQAVKNIEFHLEQGAGCATFWDEGYPEMLRTIVDPPLILYFMGNLSVLNASPGVAVVGTREPTEFGREMAFLAGQVLASSGYTVVSGLARGCDTAAHQGCISDRGKTVAFTGHGLQIIYPPENGELALEISETGGCVATEYPIGTKLSPSNLKSRNRLQTGSSIATVIIESDLKSGTMHTAEFARIQGKKLFVLNHPDDKHSPMSEGNRKLLAEGYAIGISPEEIETLGERV; encoded by the coding sequence ATGGCAGACTACCTATTCAGCATAGCATTGACAAGGATCACCGGAATAAGCGACAAAAAAAAGGCGAACATCGCCCGTTTCTCCGACCGTGTGGAGGACAGCAGTTCCCTCAGAAGAGCGATTAAAGAAGTCGATCCGCTGTTTCTCGTCAAAGAAGAGGAGCTGGATGCTGCATATCTGCAAGCCGTAAAAAATATTGAGTTTCATCTTGAACAGGGAGCGGGATGTGCCACATTTTGGGATGAGGGTTATCCTGAAATGCTTCGAACCATCGTCGATCCGCCGTTGATTCTATATTTTATGGGAAATCTTTCAGTACTTAACGCTTCGCCCGGTGTGGCTGTAGTCGGTACCCGGGAGCCCACTGAATTTGGAAGGGAAATGGCGTTTCTGGCAGGTCAGGTGCTTGCCTCATCAGGTTACACCGTTGTAAGCGGACTTGCCCGCGGGTGTGACACAGCAGCACATCAAGGCTGCATTTCCGACCGTGGAAAAACCGTAGCTTTCACAGGACACGGACTGCAAATCATCTATCCCCCAGAAAACGGCGAACTCGCTCTCGAAATCAGTGAGACCGGCGGATGTGTCGCCACGGAGTACCCCATCGGAACCAAACTTTCACCATCCAATTTAAAAAGCCGCAACCGCCTACAAACCGGTTCCTCAATCGCCACAGTAATCATCGAATCCGACCTCAAAAGCGGTACCATGCACACCGCAGAATTTGCCCGCATCCAGGGTAAAAAACTCTTCGTCCTCAACCATCCCGATGACAAACATTCCCCCATGTCAGAAGGCAACCGAAAACTCCTCGCCGAAGGATACGCAATTGGGATCAGTCCCGAAGAGATTGAGACTTTAGGGGAGAGGGTTTAG
- the menC gene encoding o-succinylbenzoate synthase produces MSSYSTPQLQTKVIPPITSIEAITVSLPFVTPFSISSYTWTCKEALLIKISSGEVSGWGECVADPDPFYSPETTVSCMHIIKEFILPVLRPGMSFAEFETEMRHIRGNMMAKAAVENALLDLIAKIEGVPLYKMFGFEPKRIMSGISIGIKDSIPDLLAAVQEAVDLRYHRVKMKIKKGKDIGWVAAVRESFPSLQLMVDANGDYSLDDTAHLSKLDRFGLTMIEQPLSYSDIYFHSKLQRELETPLCLDESIHSLEDAITAVELGSCRIINIKEGRVGGMAEAVRIANYCQENGIPVWSGGMDETGIGRAFNIHLQTAPAFTLPGDTSETKRYFKEDIVSPVVTLDDEGYIAIPEGPGIGVTVEEEMVRKYEIGRLKI; encoded by the coding sequence ATGTCATCTTATTCAACCCCCCAACTCCAAACAAAAGTAATTCCTCCCATAACATCAATCGAAGCAATTACGGTGAGTCTTCCGTTTGTGACGCCGTTTTCGATCAGTTCGTACACATGGACATGCAAGGAGGCACTTCTTATAAAGATTTCGAGCGGGGAAGTGTCGGGATGGGGAGAATGTGTTGCTGATCCCGATCCGTTTTACAGTCCCGAGACCACTGTTTCATGCATGCACATAATTAAAGAGTTTATCCTGCCCGTTTTGAGGCCGGGGATGAGCTTTGCTGAGTTTGAAACTGAGATGCGACACATCCGCGGAAATATGATGGCAAAGGCTGCCGTCGAGAATGCACTCCTCGATCTGATTGCAAAAATTGAGGGGGTGCCTCTCTATAAAATGTTTGGATTTGAACCGAAGAGGATAATGTCGGGAATAAGCATTGGGATAAAGGATTCCATTCCCGATTTGCTCGCGGCTGTTCAGGAAGCGGTCGATCTCAGGTATCACCGGGTGAAAATGAAAATCAAAAAGGGGAAGGATATCGGTTGGGTGGCTGCAGTTCGGGAGAGTTTTCCTTCGTTGCAGTTGATGGTAGATGCAAACGGTGATTACTCACTCGATGATACCGCCCACCTCAGCAAGCTTGACAGGTTTGGTCTTACGATGATTGAACAACCCCTTTCTTACAGTGATATTTATTTTCATTCAAAGCTTCAGCGGGAACTGGAAACTCCCCTCTGTCTCGATGAGTCGATTCATTCACTTGAAGATGCAATAACGGCGGTGGAACTTGGTTCGTGCCGGATCATCAACATCAAAGAGGGGCGTGTCGGCGGCATGGCAGAGGCGGTAAGAATTGCGAATTATTGTCAGGAAAACGGAATTCCTGTCTGGTCGGGAGGCATGGACGAAACGGGCATCGGACGGGCTTTCAATATCCACCTGCAGACAGCACCCGCATTTACTCTTCCCGGCGACACTTCCGAAACCAAAAGATATTTTAAGGAAGATATCGTCTCACCCGTTGTAACGCTTGATGATGAGGGTTATATTGCTATCCCCGAGGGTCCCGGAATTGGCGTGACGGTTGAAGAAGAGATGGTGAGGAAGTATGAGATAGGAAGGCTGAAAATTTGA